Part of the Amphiura filiformis chromosome 9, Afil_fr2py, whole genome shotgun sequence genome is shown below.
gggtgctagaatcatgaaatacttctttaatagaggttatccactttactcatgcgtgacttctaacaaaaggcgctggttcccgtagtattccttattcaaacaaattcaatgcacgacctcagagttacctgcatgactttggcgggctattttgaaacagtcatggttgcacatgcaggtacttcttttgaaagtcttaaagaaggtatagcagtcgctggtaggatatgcagcttatagaacacggataacctctatagtcgGTCATGAAAGATTAAAGCGAACTCAAGCAAACTGGCATAATATactaagttttttgttttttttgttttccataaacTCTTTGTACTTCTCATGATACATGTACGTCACCATTGTTATATTTAATTATTgcttaatgtttatatttttgatcttTTGTGTTTTACTTACCAGCGCTTTGAAACTTTCTTGAAAAGGTGCTTTATAAATGTTGTAGTATGTATGTAGTATGTAAGTGAGGGACAGACAAATTTGCCAGAGCCCTCAGTCTTCAAGCttccaaaaagggctttattggtcagaacaattttactcggatttctactttttgcataattataatgccacGTAAAagactgaagtgctttaataacagtaaaatttaactttttatattaaaaccgggttgacccggttttattcagagttcatcgatcgattGCTAACAtatcccgtggatgtcagcttatgtgtacacacgtcgagcgcgatgctccgtgcagtattttATCTCGTAACTTCGTTCGAGATTCCGTGAGATCCCGTTTGTGCACGCGTGGTCAGAACGTTTGTGCAACGTGTGTGTGAAGCACATTTCGTTGTCGATATAAGATATTTTCTTGCAAGAAAATACATAATTTACAGAATAATCTTCGACTAAGCTTGGAGATTATCATTCTTATATATATTTGCAATCAGATATATAAAGTATCCGAGATTGTCATTCTCTGAAATGGAGAAAACTCGGGTTGAAGATTCCACGCCGAGCGGTGGAAACGGCCAAAAGGAAGTCTTactgccgaattcggcagccaAGAAGCCGATTCCCACAGCAAAGGCAAAGGCGAACAGCGCTAAGGCGCCGCTGAAGAAAGCTGTTAAAACTCCGACCAAGGCTGTAAGCAGCTCCGGTACGGACATTACTAATATGCAGAATGAAATTGGGAAGTTAGCCCAAACAATGGACATTCAACATAAGCAGCAAACAGCTTTCCAAAACATGATAATACAGCTGTTGACTCCTCCTGTTGGGGACATGGACGATAACAGTTCAGTTACCAGTGATGGCATGCCTGGTGATACACTCGCCGATAAATCGGGGATGTATAGATTCATTGACCTTCATGATCATGCTATTTCGGACAGTGAATATAATGATGAGGACGAACCAAGTGGAAGCACTGTTGGGACAGCCGTAGAATCAAAAAAGGGCGATGTGAATGATATTGATAAGTCAAATACCACTGCCAGTGGCTCTCAGGTAGATACTGAGGGGATGGACATTGGGTTTGCCCAGCGTTTTGCTATTCCGTTGGAGGAAGGTGAACCTATCAGACAAAAAACAGCAAATGCTGTAAGTTGTCTGATGGTGTCAGACATGGCCGAGGAGGCAAAAACTAAGGCGTATGATAGATACCAAAAACCGAAGAACTGTCCTACTTTACGGGTGCCCAAGGTAAACCCCCCTATTTGGGACCATCTCTCTCCGCCACACGCTCCAAGGATGTTAAGATCCAAAATGCAATGAAGCCTATGGTAAAAGGGCTTATTGCCATGGCCAAGACGCCAAAACCGtcacaagaacaagaagaagggCTAGCCTTGATAGCCCATGCATACTTTGAAATGAATAATCTCAGGAAAGAACTCATCAAGCCCGAGTTAAATAAGAGATATGTTCATTTGTGCAAACCAACTGTAAAGCCAACTGAGTGGCTTTTTGGGGATCAGCTGTCTAAAACAGTAAAAGATCTTGATGAAGAACAAAAAGCAGCTGGTGTGATGCGTGGTTATGCTTATGGCGGTCGCACATTTACTAGTAATTATGCTGGTCACCCATTTAGGAAGAAATTCTACAACCACCACAACAGCGCCCCCTACCATGTGGCTGGATGGCAATCCGGCAAGAGGTGGCAAATCGGCTGCAAGCACATTTGCCAACCCTTTTTTAGGGAAGAATGTCTATCAGCAGCTACTGAAAGCAGCTCAAATGACTCAATGCCAATACCAGTATCAACAGAGACCCAAGTTCCAGAACCAAGCCAGGTTCCCACCGAATCAGGCGACACAGTCACAGCCCAAGAAACAGTAAAGACTGCAGACAAAGCAAAGCAGGTAAGATTGCCTGAAATAAAACAACTTTCTGTAGGTCAGTTGAGGCTAAACAAATGGAGAGAAATTACAAATGATAACTCCATTTTGGAAGCCGTTTCGGGGTATAAATTAGAATTTGAAGGCTCGCCACCTTTTCAGTTCTGCATGCCGCGGCCATATAGATTAAAAACACAAGAAGTTGAGGCCGTTGATGCAGAATTGATCAGATTGATAGAGAAAAATGTCATAGTAAAGACAACATTTGAATATGGACAATTCATATCTAACATATTTACTAGGCCTAAGAAATCAGGTGGCTACCGTATGATCTTGGATTTATCGGATCTCAATAAGTATCTGAAGTATAACCATTTTAAAATGGATAGATTTGAAACGGCTGTGACCTTGATATCCCGAAACTGTTATATGGCCTCAATTGATCTACGGGATGCATATTATCATATTCCTATAGCAAATGATCACAGGAAGTTTTTGAAATTCATGTGGAAAGGTCAGCTTTACCAATATTGTGTCTTACCAAATGGACTCTCTTCGGGCCCTAGAATATTTACCAAAGTGCTAAAACCTCCTTTTGCCAAGTTACGTGAACTTGGACATAGTATTATGGGCTATATAGATGATACTCTTATAGTTTCAAGTTCCAGTGAAGATACAGAACAGGCAATTAACAGTACCTCACAGCTGTTGACAGAGCTGGGGTTCTCAATACATCCTGATAAATCAATATTTACTCCGGTTCAGAGGATCGAGTTTTTAGGATTTATTATTGACTCAACCAAAATGAGAGTAGAATTACCTCAAGCCAAAAAGAGGAAATAAAGCTGGTTTGTAAACAGTTACTTGACACATTGTTCCCAAGTGTAAGACTAGTGGCTATGGTAATAGGGAAACTAGTAGCGGCATTACCAGCTGTTCAATATGGCGCCCTCTAGTATAGGCAACTGGAAAAGGAAAAGACCAAAGCATTGAAgaaaaattttggtcattttgataGATCAATGAAATTGTCAGAGGCAGCTCATGCCGAGCTGCATTGGTGGATTGACAATGTAGACGTTATGTTTCGTGACCTGGATAAAGGAAAGCCCACATTAACTTTAGAAAGTGATGCATCAGGGGCCGGATGGGGGGCAACAGATGGTAATGTTGTTATTGGTGGTAGATGGAACCCACAAGAGGCATGTATAGCCCAAAACAATGAAATAAACTATCTTGAGCTTCTGGCTGCATTTTTAGCAATCAAATCGCTTTTGCAGCAATATGCATAGTATACATGTGCGACTAAAGGTAGACAATACCACTGCTGTAGCGTATATTAGAAATATGGGTGGTACTAAATCGGTAACATGTAATGAACTAGCAAAAGAAATATGGGAATGGTGTATTTCCAGAAACATTTGGATATCAGCTGAGCATTTGCCAGGTGTACAGAATGTAGTTGCTGACCAAAAATCAAGAAAATTCAGTGACCAAACTGAGTGGATGTTACATCCAACAATTTTCTCCAAGATTTGTCAGGAGTTTGGCCACCCCAGACATAGATCTTTTTGCATCCAG
Proteins encoded:
- the LOC140160020 gene encoding uncharacterized protein, translating into MEKTRVEDSTPSGGNGQKEVLLPNSAAKKPIPTAKAKANSAKAPLKKAVKTPTKAVSSSGTDITNMQNEIGKLAQTMDIQHKQQTAFQNMIIQLLTPPVGDMDDNSSVTSDGMPGDTLADKSGMYRFIDLHDHAISDSEYNDEDEPSGSTVGTAVESKKGDVNDIDKSNTTASGSQVDTEGMDIGFAQRFAIPLEEGEPIRQKTANAVSCLMVSDMAEEAKTKAYDRYQKPKNCPTLRVPKDVKIQNAMKPMVKGLIAMAKTPKPSQEQEEGLALIAHAYFEMNNLRKELIKPELNKRYVHLCKPTVKPTEWLFGDQLSKTVKDLDEEQKAAGVMRGYAYGGRTFTSNYAGHPFRKKFYNHHNSAPYHVAGWQSGKRWQIGCKHICQPFFREECLSAATESSSNDSMPIPVSTETQVPEPSQVPTESGDTVTAQETVKTADKAKQIVRQSYSSTGISERTIPILLTSWRKSTQKQYNVYIQKWLDFCHRQQTNPVQTTITRVLTFLTELHLDNKLGYAALNTARSALSAFVILPGGAPLTSRSAPSYL